From the genome of Streptomyces sp. NBC_01304:
GTCGAGTTCAAGGCCCTGCCGTTCACGCCGCCGATCAAGCTCTATCTGCTCAACGGCAGCGAGGCGCTCTTCGCGTACTACTTGGTGACCAAGCGCGAGGAGGAGATCGACAGCGCCCGCTTCGAGATGTTCGACGTCCTCGGCACGCAGTCGCTGCTCTTCTCGTTCGAGCAGCGGGCGGGGCAGCGGGACGAGGCGTATGTGCAGGAGTCGCAGAAGTGGTTCGACGCCCTCTGGAACACGATCAGCCTGGACCTGACACTCTCTTAGGTGACTGCTGATTCGAGAATCGATTCGATGCGGGTGGGCCAGGTGACCGAAGAGCTCAAGCGGCTGGTCTGGGCGGCAGAGAATGTGCTCTTCGACTTCGACGGGCCCATCTGCCGACTCTTCGCGGGCCGTTCGGCGCAACAGGTCTCCGAAAACCTGGAGTCCTGGCTCGACGCCGAGGGCCGGGGTGCGCTCCTGACCAAGGACGAGAGAGGGGCGGCGGACCCGATTTCCCTGCTGCACAAGGCCGACGCTCGTGACACGGAGGGCGCCGTCCTGCACGCCTTCGAGGCCACGCTCGCAGCGGAGGAGCTACGTGCCGCGGACACGGCCTACCCCACTCCGTACGCGGACGTGCTCATCCAGACCTGGAGCGCGCTGGGCGTGGGGCTCGCGATCGCCAGCAACAACTCCGAGGGTGCGGTGCGGCGTTACCTGGAGATCCGCTCCCTCTCACGCTGCTTCGCCGGGCACATCTACGGCCGCTCGCACGAGCTGCACCGCCTCAAGCCGCATCCCGACTGCGTCTACCGAGCCCTCGACTCCCTGGGTGCGGACGCGGCGGGCTCCCTGATGATCGGGGACACCCCGGCCGACTTCGAGGCGGCGCGCAAGGCCGGGGTCGCCTTCCTGGGCTACGGCCGCGACGAGCGCCGCGAGCAGCGGCTCCGGGCGGCCGGGGCCGAGCACGTGGTCGGCTCGCTGGAGCCGGTGCTCAAGCTGGTCCGCCGCCGGCCGCACGGCGAGTAGGCCTCACAGCTGAGCCGGCGAGACCGCGACCAAGGTGACCCCCACCGCCGCGCAGGCAGTGCTGCGCGCGCGAACGCCGACGCCGATCAGCAGCAGGCCGATCAGCGCCAGGGCCCCGCCCTTCAGCTGCACCGTCTGCTGCACCCACATGACCAGCAAGCCCGTCACCAGCTCGACCGCGATCATTCTCCCCACCCACTTCCCTGCCAATTGGACTGATTGGACTTGAAGTGGTTGTCCCCGGTCGAGAAGATCAGGACACCAACAGGCCTATGGCATATGAGATTTGACTGAAAGTGGTTTGTAGGCTGACTGGTGGAGGTACGGTCGGCTTGTGAGCGACGGTCGGGCCGGCGACGGAGGCGGCAAGGAGTTCCAGCGCGTCTCCGACGTGCTGCACGCTCGGCTGTCCGACGGCACCTATCCCATGGGGCATCGCCTTCCCTCGCAGCGTGAACTGGCCCAGGAGCTCCATGTCTCCCGGGACACCATCCAGCGGGTCTTCGCGGAGTTGGTCAACGAGGAGTGGATCGAGTCCCGGCAGGGCAGCGGCTCGCGCGTGGTGCGGGCCCAGGAAGTCCGCTCGAGTCCGCCGCAGGACCGTGGGGAGCCGATCACGCTCGGCCCGTTGATCTCGGCCGCCTTCGAGAGCCCGCGGGTGAGCCTCGATGTCTTCACGCTGACGTCTGAATCGCTGGATACCCACATCAGGCTGCAGGCAGAACGGGTACGTGCCGGGGTGATCTCCCCCGACCAGATCAACGTGCGCATGCTCCTGCCGTCGGAAGCGATACCGCACCCCTATCCGCGTGCCAAGAACGACAGCGACGACACGCGCCCGCAGGAGCGTCTCAAAGAGATCACCCGCAGGCACACCTACTCGCTGCGGACCCTCTTGCGGGACCTTCAAGTCGAGAGGCTGGTGCCTGCCACCCGGTTGGAGATCCGCCGAGTACCACTGACCCCGGCCAACAAGCTGTACCTGCTCAATGGGACGGAGGCGCTGTTCGGTCCGTACGAGGTCCTGGAGCGCCCGATCCTGCTCGACAGCGGTGAGGAGATCGAGGCCCTCGACGTCCTCGGCCTGGGCTCGCCCCTCGCTCACTTCGTGAAGGACGACGACCCCCGCTCCCAGCGCTCCGTCTTCGTCACCTCCATGCAAGCCTGGTTCGACTCCTGCTGGAACCTGCTCGCGGAGGACTGCGTCTGACCGGCTGAGTCCGGGATTGCTCCACCGACAATCCACTCAAGGGTTGCATTCTCCTGTTGTGGCAGGGGATACCCGAAGCCGGACACTAGGGTGTGCAACGCCAAGCAGTCTGACGTCCCGCGTGTGCATCCAGGAGGGTCCGTGGGTGACGCATCGCCTGTTCCAGGTCCCCCTCCGCGAGGGGGATCGGCGGATGATGCGTACGACGCGTTCGTACGTCACGCGAGGGTCCACGGGGAGATGACCCGGGGGCACCACAACCGGAACTTCCTCGTCCCGCTGACGGTGCAGATGGCACCCCATGTGGGCCGCTCGCCCGGTGTCCCGGTGCTGGTCCGGGAGCGAAGGCGCGACGCGTTGTCCGTGGTGATCCGGACCTGGCCGGTCGAGGCCGACATCCTGACCGCGCTCGACGGGGTGTTGCCGTACGTCCCTGAGTGCCTGGCACGGCGTGACGGGAGTGCGGTGCACAGCTATGTGGAGGGCGTACCGCTCTCCGCGATCTGCCCGGACGGGAAGCCCGTCGACCCGCTCCAGGTCAAGGCGTTGGCCGGGCTGCTGGCCGAGCTGACCACCGTACGCCGGGACGACCTGCCGCGGCTGCCGGACGGCTGGCCACGTGTGGGGCGGGACCCCAGGGCTTTTCTGCGCACCCTCGCCGGGGCCGCCGAGCAAAAGATCAGGCAGCCCAATTGGCCTGCCTTTGGTGGGCTGTTCGCGGCGCTGGGGATTCCCGAGGACGCGATGCGACGGCTCGCCGAGCGGGTGCCTGCCATGACTCGTCGGCCGTACAGCCTCCTCCACACCGATCTGCACCGGGACAACGTGATCGTGTCCTATGGCGGCGACCCCCCGCTGGTCGGTGTCGACTGGGAGTTCGCCGGCTATGGCGACCCGCTGCACGACCTGGCCACCCACCTGGTGCGGATGCAGTACCCGCTCGACCAGTGGGACGAGGTGATCGAGGCCTGGGCCACGGCCGTCGAGGCGGTCCGGCCCGAGGCCGTCGCCGGACTGAGCCGGGACCTGCGCCACTACGTCGACTTCGAGCGGGCCCAGTCGGTCTACCCCGACGTCATAAGGGCGGCGGACTCACTGGGCAGCTCGCTCGACCCCACCCGCCTGACCGCCGGGGTCGAGGCCGTCCGGCGCGCGCTGGCCGCCGCGGCCGAGCCGCTGCGCCTGACCCGGATCCCCGACACCGAGGAGATCGAGCGGATCCTCTTCCGCCGGCAGGCGGCCCTGCTCGCCGCGCGCGGGCGCGACCCCTGGGTGCCCACGATCGGCTGGGAGCCGGACGTACGCATGCGGCAGCACGCCGGGTTCTCCGACGACGCCGTGCTCGAGGCCCTCCTCGCCGAGGGCGCCGCCCCCGCCGATCGTGTACTCAAGGGCACGGCGCACCTCAACACGGTCGTACGGGTCGACGGCTTCACCGAACCGGCCGTGGTCCGGCGCGAGATCAAGGCGGAGGGCCGCAGGGAGCGGAGCTTCCTCAGTGAGCACAAAGTGCTCGGCGCCATCCACGAATCGGAGGCCAAGGTCCGGGCGCCGCGTGTGCTCGCCCTGGGGAGCAGCCATCCCCCCGATGGTTACCGGCCGACGGGTTCGAGCCTGCGGGAGCCCTTTGCTCTTCATTCCTACGAAGGCCCCTCTTGGGAGTCCGACGCGAGCGCGGGCCATGGGGGCGGGTTCCGGCCGCCCAACCACCCCGTACACGGTCTGCTGCCGCACGAGGCCGACGACCTGGTCGACCAGTTGCACGAGCTCATCAAGGTGGACTTCGAGGAACTCGACCCGGCCGCACGGCAGTTGGACTTCTACAGCTGGCTGAGCGGGGAGGTGTCCCGCCTGGTCTCCGACCTGCCCAAGGAGTCCAAGGAGATGGCCCGCGTCCTCGGCCTGCCGGACGGGACCCGGCTGCAGGAGATCCTGGCTCGGCACCAGGTCGTCAAGCGTCAGGCAACCCTCCTGCACGGCGACCTCAACCCATGGAACCTGGTCCGCCGGAGCGACGGCCTCACCCTCATCGACTGGGAGATGGCGATGGTCGGCGACCCGCTCTACGACCTGGTCCGCCATATGCATCTCACGCCCACCCGGCCCGAGATCCGCGCCCGGATGTTCGCCCGCTGGAGCCGGAATCTGCCCGAGGTGTACACCACGGGCTGGCGGGACGACCAGCGCGTCTACCGCTGGATCGAGATCGTCCGCTCCGCCTACGTAGACCTGGACCGCCTGGTCACCGGCTCCCTCGACGCCCCCAACGTCCAGCGTGCGGTGGCCCGTTACGCCATGACCCTTGCGGATGCCACGGCCTCGCTGGGTCTGACCCGGCGGCCCACTGCCAATCCCCTTCTGGCGCTCGCCCTGCCTCAGGGCGAGCGCCGCCCGACGTAGACCGTCGACCCGACGCACATCGTCAAGCGGACGTAACCCCTCACCCCGTACGCCGCCGAAACAGCACCCCCGAAACCCCCACCGAAACCGCCAGGATCCCCGCACACCAGGCCAGCGCCGCCCAGGGCGTCGAACCGACCGGCTGCCCGAGCAGCAGCCCCCGCAGGGACTCGATCACCTTGGTCACCGGCTGGTGGTCGGCGAAGCCCCGCAGCCAGCCCGGCATCGACTCGGTCGGTACGAAGGCGCTGCTCGGGTAGGGCAGGAAGCTGACGAAGAAGGTGAAGCCGCCTGCCGCCTCCGGGGACTTGGCGAGCAGGCCCACCGCTGCCGAGAGCCAGGACAGGGCCAGGATGAAGGCGAGCAGCACTCCGATGGCGGCGCACCAGGCGCCGAAGGACGCCGAGGGGCGGAAGCCGATCGCGAAGGCGAGGGCGAAGACCAGGGCGGTGGCGACCATGTTGCGGGCGGCGGACGCCAGCACATGGCCGGTGAGGATCGCGGCGCCGCCGATGTCCAGGGAGCGGAAGCGGTCGATGATGCCGCTCTTGAGGTCCTCGACGACGGCCTGGGCGGTGTTCGCCGAACCGAAGCCGGCGCAGAGCAGCAGCACGCCGGGGACGACGTAAGTGACGTACTGAGTACCGGTGTTGATGGCGCCGCCGAAGAAGTAGACGAAGATCAGCAGCAGCATTACCGGGAGCGCCAGCGCGGTGATCAGCGCGTCGATGTTGCGGCGGCTGATGCGCAGCGAGCGGCCGGTCATGACCAGGGCGGCGTCAGACATGGGTCAGCTCCTTGCCGGTGGAAGGGCCGGTGGAAGGGCCGGTGGAAGTGCCAGGGGGTGTGAGCGCCAGGAATACGTCGTCGAGCGTTGCGGTGTGGAGGGAGAAGCGCTCGATGGTGGTTCGGGAAGGGTCCAACTCGTCGAGGAGGGAGCGGACTTCGCGAGCGTCGCCGTCCGTGGGGAAGCCGAGCGTGCGGGTGTCGGGTTCGCGGTGCGTCGCCTTGGGTGCGAGGCGCTGATAGCTCGCCGTGTCCGCGAGGACCACGTCGAGGCGGTGGCCCGCGACCCGTCGCTTCAGCTCGTCCGAGGTGCCCTCGGCGACCAGCGTCCCGCCGTGCAGCACGGCGATGCGGTCGGCCAACTGGTCGGCCTCCTCCAGGTATTGCGTGGTCAGGAACACCGTCGTGCCTTGCGTCGACAGCTCGCGCACCACCCGCCACAGCTCCTGCCGGCTGCGCGGGTCGAGGCCCGTCGTCGGCTCGTCCAGGAAGATCACCTCGGGTTCGCCGACCAGGGAGGCGGCGAGGTCGAGGCGGCGGCGCATGCCTCCCGAGTACGTCTTCACCCGGCGGTCGCCCGCCTCGGTCAGGTCGAAGCGCTCCAGGAGTTCGGCGGCCCGGGTGCGGGCGGCCGCGCGGGGCAGCCGGGTCAGGCGGGCCATCATCCGCAGGTTCTCGGCGCCGGTCTGCATCTCGTCCACCGCCGCGAACTGGCCGGTGAGGCTGATCGCGCGCCGGACTTCTGTGGTGTCCGCCCCGATGTCGTGCCCGGCGACCGTCGCGGTGCCCGAGTCCGGCGTGGTCAGGGTGGCCAGGATGCGGACGGTCGTGGTCTTGCCGGAGCCGTTCTGGCCGAGCAGGGCGTAGACGCTGCCGCTCGGCACGGTGAGGTCGAGGCCGCGCAGGACCTCGACCTCGCCGTAGCTCTTGCGCAGGTCCGTTGCCCGGATGGCGGGGGTGCGCACGCCTTCCGTCGCGCCGCCCGGCACACCTTCCGTCTCGTCTTCCATCACGCCCACCTCTCTATTGCGTAACCCTTACGCATTACTGTGTAAGGGTTACGCAGAACTAGGATGTGCGTCAAGCCGATGGCCGTAGACGCCGGTAGACGCCGGTAGACGGCGGTAGACGGCGGTGATCAGGCGCGAGGGAGGCGGCGTATGGGCCGGGAAGGCAGTGACGGCACGGGGCTGTCACCGAGTCTGGAAATGGCCTGGGGCCTGCGGGAACGTCCTTCCAAGGGGCCCAAGCCGGGGCTCAGCCTGGAGCGCATCGTGGATGCGGCGGTCGCCCTCGCGGCGAGCGAGGGGCTGGCCGCCGTGTCCATGGGGCGGGTCGCCAAGGAGCTGGGCGTCTCGACGATGTCGCTCTACCGGTACGTCGGGGCCAAGGACGAGCTGTACATCCTCATGCTGGAGGCGGTGACGCCGGAGCCGCCCGCCCCGCCGGGCGATGTCACCGGCTGGCGCGACCTGCTCGCGCACTGGGCCCGCAGCCAGCGCGCGATCTTCCACCGCAATCTGTGGGTCCTGCGCATCCCGGTCTCCGGGCCGCCCGCCTCGCCCAGGCAGCTCGCCTGGATGGAGGGCGGCCTGTCCGCCCTCGCCGGCACCGGGCTGGAGGAGGGCGAGAAGCTCGGGCTGCTCATGCTGGTCGGCGGCTTCGTACGCAACGAGGCCACGATCATGTCCGACATCGACGCGGCACTCACCGAGAGCGGCGCGACGCCGGACCAGATGATGGGCGGCTATGCGCGGACGCTGGCCGCGCTCACCGATCCGGAGGGTTTCCCGGCGATCACCCGGGTCCTCGCATCCGGCGTGCTGCAGCACGCGGACGAGCCGGACGCCGAGTTCGACTTCGGGCTCGACCGCCTCCTCGACGGGATCGAGGTCCTGGTCAACTCCCGTCGTTGAGCGTGGCGTCGTTGAGCGTGGCGTTGCTGAGCCTGCCCGTGAGCTCGCCGCTGAGCTCGCCCTTGAGCAGGTCGAGCAGCAGCCCGTCGGCCCACACGCCCCGCCGGTGGTCGAACCACTGCTGCCGCAGCACCCCCACCGGGTGGAAGCCGAGCCGCCGGTAGCAGGCGATCGCCGGCTCGTTCTCCGCCGCCGGGTCGATGGTGAGGCGGTGATGGCCGCGGACGTCGGTCAGCCAGCGGGCCAGGGTCACGATGGCGTCCGTGCCGTAGCCGAGGCGGTGCTGGTCCGGGTGGACGAAGACGTCGATCGAGGCGTGCCGGAAGTCCGGGTCCGTCTCCTCGTCCCACTGGATCATGCCGACCGTCTCGCCCTTGACGGTGATGGCGAGCTGATGCTGCTCCGGGTCGGCGAGATCGCCCGCCGGATCGGGCCAGTGCCACCAGCGGGCGACCTCCTCGGTGTCGAGCGCGGCCCGGAAGGCGGGCAGGTCGTCCACGGTGGCGGGCCGGAGCGTCACGGTTATGCCGCGCAAGTAGTCCACCCCCTCATTGTCCGGGGT
Proteins encoded in this window:
- a CDS encoding ATP-binding cassette domain-containing protein: MEDETEGVPGGATEGVRTPAIRATDLRKSYGEVEVLRGLDLTVPSGSVYALLGQNGSGKTTTVRILATLTTPDSGTATVAGHDIGADTTEVRRAISLTGQFAAVDEMQTGAENLRMMARLTRLPRAAARTRAAELLERFDLTEAGDRRVKTYSGGMRRRLDLAASLVGEPEVIFLDEPTTGLDPRSRQELWRVVRELSTQGTTVFLTTQYLEEADQLADRIAVLHGGTLVAEGTSDELKRRVAGHRLDVVLADTASYQRLAPKATHREPDTRTLGFPTDGDAREVRSLLDELDPSRTTIERFSLHTATLDDVFLALTPPGTSTGPSTGPSTGKELTHV
- a CDS encoding HAD family hydrolase: MRVGQVTEELKRLVWAAENVLFDFDGPICRLFAGRSAQQVSENLESWLDAEGRGALLTKDERGAADPISLLHKADARDTEGAVLHAFEATLAAEELRAADTAYPTPYADVLIQTWSALGVGLAIASNNSEGAVRRYLEIRSLSRCFAGHIYGRSHELHRLKPHPDCVYRALDSLGADAAGSLMIGDTPADFEAARKAGVAFLGYGRDERREQRLRAAGAEHVVGSLEPVLKLVRRRPHGE
- a CDS encoding ABC transporter permease; translation: MSDAALVMTGRSLRISRRNIDALITALALPVMLLLIFVYFFGGAINTGTQYVTYVVPGVLLLCAGFGSANTAQAVVEDLKSGIIDRFRSLDIGGAAILTGHVLASAARNMVATALVFALAFAIGFRPSASFGAWCAAIGVLLAFILALSWLSAAVGLLAKSPEAAGGFTFFVSFLPYPSSAFVPTESMPGWLRGFADHQPVTKVIESLRGLLLGQPVGSTPWAALAWCAGILAVSVGVSGVLFRRRTG
- a CDS encoding TetR/AcrR family transcriptional regulator, with product MGREGSDGTGLSPSLEMAWGLRERPSKGPKPGLSLERIVDAAVALAASEGLAAVSMGRVAKELGVSTMSLYRYVGAKDELYILMLEAVTPEPPAPPGDVTGWRDLLAHWARSQRAIFHRNLWVLRIPVSGPPASPRQLAWMEGGLSALAGTGLEEGEKLGLLMLVGGFVRNEATIMSDIDAALTESGATPDQMMGGYARTLAALTDPEGFPAITRVLASGVLQHADEPDAEFDFGLDRLLDGIEVLVNSRR
- a CDS encoding winged helix-turn-helix domain-containing protein; its protein translation is MSDGRAGDGGGKEFQRVSDVLHARLSDGTYPMGHRLPSQRELAQELHVSRDTIQRVFAELVNEEWIESRQGSGSRVVRAQEVRSSPPQDRGEPITLGPLISAAFESPRVSLDVFTLTSESLDTHIRLQAERVRAGVISPDQINVRMLLPSEAIPHPYPRAKNDSDDTRPQERLKEITRRHTYSLRTLLRDLQVERLVPATRLEIRRVPLTPANKLYLLNGTEALFGPYEVLERPILLDSGEEIEALDVLGLGSPLAHFVKDDDPRSQRSVFVTSMQAWFDSCWNLLAEDCV
- a CDS encoding phosphotransferase family protein, whose protein sequence is MTRGHHNRNFLVPLTVQMAPHVGRSPGVPVLVRERRRDALSVVIRTWPVEADILTALDGVLPYVPECLARRDGSAVHSYVEGVPLSAICPDGKPVDPLQVKALAGLLAELTTVRRDDLPRLPDGWPRVGRDPRAFLRTLAGAAEQKIRQPNWPAFGGLFAALGIPEDAMRRLAERVPAMTRRPYSLLHTDLHRDNVIVSYGGDPPLVGVDWEFAGYGDPLHDLATHLVRMQYPLDQWDEVIEAWATAVEAVRPEAVAGLSRDLRHYVDFERAQSVYPDVIRAADSLGSSLDPTRLTAGVEAVRRALAAAAEPLRLTRIPDTEEIERILFRRQAALLAARGRDPWVPTIGWEPDVRMRQHAGFSDDAVLEALLAEGAAPADRVLKGTAHLNTVVRVDGFTEPAVVRREIKAEGRRERSFLSEHKVLGAIHESEAKVRAPRVLALGSSHPPDGYRPTGSSLREPFALHSYEGPSWESDASAGHGGGFRPPNHPVHGLLPHEADDLVDQLHELIKVDFEELDPAARQLDFYSWLSGEVSRLVSDLPKESKEMARVLGLPDGTRLQEILARHQVVKRQATLLHGDLNPWNLVRRSDGLTLIDWEMAMVGDPLYDLVRHMHLTPTRPEIRARMFARWSRNLPEVYTTGWRDDQRVYRWIEIVRSAYVDLDRLVTGSLDAPNVQRAVARYAMTLADATASLGLTRRPTANPLLALALPQGERRPT